The following proteins are encoded in a genomic region of Chaetodon auriga isolate fChaAug3 chromosome 8, fChaAug3.hap1, whole genome shotgun sequence:
- the mboat1 gene encoding lysophospholipid acyltransferase 1, translating into MGERADTAFNVNTTGSKWLLPVSEHLGFPLDQVNFLACQLFALAAAFWFRLYLSPNHANPLVRHAVATLLGIAFLIFCFGWYSAHILTVVVASYLIIVQADINNVHRYSMVTAMGYLTMCQVSRVFIFNYGILSTDFSGPLMIVTQKITTLAFQLHDGMCKKSERLTSEQKLLAVNVRPSLIEYLSYNLNFLSILVGPCSNYKDYIDFIEGRHISSRLRQQSGTCNGQNGYDKTLEPSPLNTVCRKLLVCGGCMLFFLTVTRSLPITYNVDPHFVSSTSFLTRLTYAFFSIQAARPKFYFAWTLADAVNNAAGYGFLGMDENGKPSWGLICNLNILGIETATSFKTFIDNWNIRTGIWLKTVCYDRAPKHRLALTFILSALWHGVYPGYYFTFITAIPITIAARNIRKSVRHYFLGFRGSKLAYDILTWAATQLAICYTVMPFLLLAVEPTLVYYRSMYFHVHIISILAAIALHQKHKPREPSATAETFSSASSSLSSSCSAQCQPVHSNNNDKVD; encoded by the exons ATGGGCGAGCGCGCGGACACTGCGTTTAACGTTAATACCACTGGATCCAAGTGGCTGCTGCCTGTCAGTGAACACCTGGGCTTTCCTCTTGATCAG GTGAATTTTTTGGCCTGTCAGCTGTTTGCCCTGGCTGCTGCTTTCTGGTTTCGTCTCTACCTCAGTCCTAACCATGCCAATCCCCTGGTCAGGCACGCTGTGGCCACTCTCCTTGGCATTGCCTTTCTCATCTTCTGCTTTGGATG GTACTCAGCTCACATCCTGACAGTGGTGGTTGCAAGCTACCTGATCATTGTCCAAGCTGACATCAACAATGTACACAG GTATTCCATGGTAACGGCTATGGGCTACTTGACAATGTGCCAAGTGAGCAGAGTCTTCATCTTTAACTATGGGATACTGTCCACTGACTTCTCTGG GCCCCTGATGATAGTCACACAGAAGATCACCACGCTGGCATTTCAGCTCCATGATG GTATGTGTAAGAAATCTGAACGGTTGACCTCGGAGCAGAAGCTTCTGGCTGTAAA tgtgagGCCTTCTCTTATCGAGTACCTGAGTTATAATTTGAACTTCCTGAGTATCTTGGTGGGACCATGCAGTAACTATAAGGACTACATAGACTTCATAGAGGGcagacacatcagcagcaggctCAGGCAGCAGTCTGGGACGTGTAATGGGCAGAACGGCTATGATAAGACACTGGAACCGTCACCTCTG aacaCTGTCTGTCGAAAATTGCTGGTCTGCGGCGGCTGtatgctgtttttcctcactgtgaCTCGGTCCTTGCCGATAACGTATAATGTGGACCCCCACTTTGTCAGCAGTACCTCCTTCCTCACCAGACTCACCTACGCTTTCTTCTCTATACAAGCAGCAAGGCCCAAATTCTACTTTGCCTGGACACTAG CTGATGCAGTCAACAATGCTGCTGGTTATGGTTTCTTGGGCATGGATGAAAATGGAAAGCCATCTTGGGGCCTCATCTGCAACCTCAACATCTTGGGGATTGAG acgGCAACCAGCTTCAAGACATTTATTGACAACTGGAATATTCGAACGGGAATTTGGCTCAAAAC GGTGTGTTATGACCGAGCGCCCAAGCACAGGTTGGCTTTGACCTTCATCCTGTCTGCCCTGTGGCACGGTGTTTATCCAGGGTACTATTTCACCTTTATCACTGCCATCCCCATCACGATAGCAGCACGGAAT ATACGGAAATCCGTTCGCCACTACTTCCTGGGCTTCAGAGGCTCTAAGCTGGCTTACGACATCCTAACTTGGGCAGCCACTCAGCTGGCCATCTGCTACACTGTCAtgccttttctcctccttgcaGTAGAGCCCACTTTGGTTTACTACAG ATCTATGTACTTCCACGTGCACATCATTAGCATTCTGGCTGCGATCGCCCTGCATCAGAAACACAAACCCAGGGAACCCTCTGCCACCGCTGAAACGTtttcctccgcctcctcctccctctcgtCTTCGTGCTCAGCTCAGTGCCAGCCTGTTCACtccaacaacaatgacaaagtAGACTGA
- the LOC143324002 gene encoding transcription factor E2F3-like isoform X1 codes for MRRGISSAPDKVILAGVGGSPLDNNIILTTLSDRLNPGQSNATFIQIITTSPPCNVTQTSNVCLSEPQINNIYTTPQQAAANGAGQRPALGRPPAKRRLALDDSDHQYQSEPARTPRGRGGTVAANGARLKTPRTPKSPPEKTRYDTSLGLLTKKFVDLLAQSSDGVLDLNLAAETLQVQKRRLYDITNVLEGIHLIKKKSKNNIQWMGCSLLEVEGALSQRQRLTAEVSALGEEEQRLEQLIQRCSLDVRHMSELPSNQKYAYVTYQDIKQLGNLRDQTVIVVKAPTDTKLEVPDPDESLSIHLTSTKGPIEVLLCQDEENDPRSPVKNGTMDINGNSPFLKVLQDPSCTAASPSSSLAPSASSSAVSVTTLSPISSPYTSLLQQTEDQIPSALGPFLNLGPPLLDQDDYLLGLGDDQGISDLFDACDFDKMPSLGLDDLLCS; via the exons ATGAGAAGAGGGATCTCCTCGGCTCCGGACAAAGTGATTTTAGCGGGGGTTGGGGGCTCTCCTCTGGACAATAATATCATTTTAACAACTCTCTCGGATCGTTTAAACCCTGGTCAATCCAACGCTACGTTTATCCAAATAATAACCACCTCACCGCCTTGCAACGTTACACAGAcatcaaatgtgtgtttatccGAACCTCAGATAAACAACATTTACACAACTCCACAACAAGCTGCAGCAAACGGAGCAGGACAACGACCCGCTCTGGGAAGACCGCCG GCAAAAAGGCGGTTGGCGCTCGATGATTCAGACCACCAGTACCAGTCGGAACCAGCCAGGACTccaagaggcagaggagggacagTGGCAGCCAATGGAGCGAGGCTAAAGACGCCCAGAA CACCCAAATCTCCACCAGAGAAGACTCGGTACGACACTTCCTTGGGACTGTTGACAAAGAAGTTTGTGGACCTCCTCGCTCAGTCCTCTGATGGCGTTTTGGACCTTAACCTCGCTGCTGAAACCTTACAG GTCCAGAAAAGGCGGCTGTATGACATCACCAATGTACTAGAAGGCATTCACCTCATCaagaagaaatcaaagaacAACATTCAGTGGAT GGGCTGCAGCCTGTTGGAGGTCGAGGGGGCACTgagccagagacagagactgacAGCGGAAGTTTCTGCACtgggagaagaagagcagaggctCGAACAACTCATCCAGAGATGCAGCCTGGATGTGAGACACATGAGCGAGTTGCCAAGCAACCAGAA GTATGCCTATGTCACATACCAAGACATCAAACAGCTGGGAAACCTCAGAGACCAGACCGTAATTGTCGTCAAAGCGCCCACAGACACCAAACTAGAAGTACCAGACCCTGATGAG AGTTTGTCCATCCATCTGACCAGCACTAAGGGTCCTATAGAAGTCCTGCTGTGCCAAGATGAAGAGAACGACCCCAGGAGTCCCGTGAAAAATGGCACCATGGACATCAATGGGAACTCGCCTTTCCTTAAAGTCCTTCAAG ATCCCAGCTGCACGGCCGCTTCTCCCAGCTCCTCCTTGGCTCCAtctgcctcttcctcagccGTCTCCGTCACTACTCTCTCCCCCATATCGTCCCCTTACACCAGTCTTCTCCAGCAGACAGAAGACCAGATCCCCTCAGCCCTGGGGCCTTTTTTAAACCTTGGGCCTCCTCTTCTGGACCAAGATGACTACCTTTTAGGTTTGGGAGATGACCAGGGAATTAGCGATTTGTTTGACGCCTGTGACTTTGATAAAATGCCCTCTCTTGGCCTGGATGATCTCCTGTGCAGCTAG
- the LOC143324002 gene encoding transcription factor E2F3-like isoform X2, producing MVLLSPLHPCSQMEILAKRRLALDDSDHQYQSEPARTPRGRGGTVAANGARLKTPRTPKSPPEKTRYDTSLGLLTKKFVDLLAQSSDGVLDLNLAAETLQVQKRRLYDITNVLEGIHLIKKKSKNNIQWMGCSLLEVEGALSQRQRLTAEVSALGEEEQRLEQLIQRCSLDVRHMSELPSNQKYAYVTYQDIKQLGNLRDQTVIVVKAPTDTKLEVPDPDESLSIHLTSTKGPIEVLLCQDEENDPRSPVKNGTMDINGNSPFLKVLQDPSCTAASPSSSLAPSASSSAVSVTTLSPISSPYTSLLQQTEDQIPSALGPFLNLGPPLLDQDDYLLGLGDDQGISDLFDACDFDKMPSLGLDDLLCS from the exons ATGGTGCTTTTGAGTCCGCTTCACCCTTGCAGCCAGATGGAAATATTG GCAAAAAGGCGGTTGGCGCTCGATGATTCAGACCACCAGTACCAGTCGGAACCAGCCAGGACTccaagaggcagaggagggacagTGGCAGCCAATGGAGCGAGGCTAAAGACGCCCAGAA CACCCAAATCTCCACCAGAGAAGACTCGGTACGACACTTCCTTGGGACTGTTGACAAAGAAGTTTGTGGACCTCCTCGCTCAGTCCTCTGATGGCGTTTTGGACCTTAACCTCGCTGCTGAAACCTTACAG GTCCAGAAAAGGCGGCTGTATGACATCACCAATGTACTAGAAGGCATTCACCTCATCaagaagaaatcaaagaacAACATTCAGTGGAT GGGCTGCAGCCTGTTGGAGGTCGAGGGGGCACTgagccagagacagagactgacAGCGGAAGTTTCTGCACtgggagaagaagagcagaggctCGAACAACTCATCCAGAGATGCAGCCTGGATGTGAGACACATGAGCGAGTTGCCAAGCAACCAGAA GTATGCCTATGTCACATACCAAGACATCAAACAGCTGGGAAACCTCAGAGACCAGACCGTAATTGTCGTCAAAGCGCCCACAGACACCAAACTAGAAGTACCAGACCCTGATGAG AGTTTGTCCATCCATCTGACCAGCACTAAGGGTCCTATAGAAGTCCTGCTGTGCCAAGATGAAGAGAACGACCCCAGGAGTCCCGTGAAAAATGGCACCATGGACATCAATGGGAACTCGCCTTTCCTTAAAGTCCTTCAAG ATCCCAGCTGCACGGCCGCTTCTCCCAGCTCCTCCTTGGCTCCAtctgcctcttcctcagccGTCTCCGTCACTACTCTCTCCCCCATATCGTCCCCTTACACCAGTCTTCTCCAGCAGACAGAAGACCAGATCCCCTCAGCCCTGGGGCCTTTTTTAAACCTTGGGCCTCCTCTTCTGGACCAAGATGACTACCTTTTAGGTTTGGGAGATGACCAGGGAATTAGCGATTTGTTTGACGCCTGTGACTTTGATAAAATGCCCTCTCTTGGCCTGGATGATCTCCTGTGCAGCTAG